A single window of Paenibacillus sp. SYP-B4298 DNA harbors:
- a CDS encoding VOC family protein, which produces MNHYLLESHCIFPSEDIQKTADFYEQKMGFRAAPYLNSKEPHICLYRDSTEIILIRTNGKKFTPNRELYGYGYDAYFITKNQEELQEELIQSNVNIIHPLNNTDYGNKEFVVEDIDGRWIAFGIKTMQEKS; this is translated from the coding sequence ATGAACCATTATCTATTGGAATCACATTGTATATTTCCATCCGAGGATATTCAAAAAACAGCCGATTTTTACGAACAAAAAATGGGGTTCAGAGCTGCACCCTATTTGAATTCCAAGGAGCCTCATATATGTCTGTATAGAGATTCCACAGAAATTATATTAATCAGAACAAATGGGAAGAAATTCACTCCCAACAGAGAACTTTACGGATATGGGTATGATGCCTATTTTATTACGAAAAACCAAGAGGAGCTTCAGGAAGAGCTGATTCAGTCGAATGTAAACATCATTCATCCATTAAATAACACTGACTATGGCAATAAAGAATTTGTTGTTGAAGATATAGATGGAAGATGGATCGCCTTCGGAATCAAAACCATGCAAGAAAAAAGTTGA
- a CDS encoding PucR family transcriptional regulator, which yields MSNTEWKDQLEQIIGCPIRLVQISASEWEQNAGEPGAGGSRLPRPGMKALWNGLLRIVVSCDRQRVQLLEIPEGSISPKEESLISWTLIQLKQSRSEMTGKLNETGRQLAELGEWIMGELDNGSKGVVIPDYLTIGGKLFSEMVPFLLVSEHVPPNNTYAELERLLQSFFEEDVLLIPLKSQEWLILAPISLLSDTVNEEREEEEETVDEMLFSICSGLHGMLASEWIGECHLAVSHPATPANSILETLGLLQETIYLGRKFHVGDNIHLPWLLHLERLLNSISESQRSQYLEQMLNRSDVIIEPEILMTLETFFSLDCNVSETAKKLYIHRNTLLYRLDKLKQETGLDVRVFSDAVLVKIILLLYKVTKRR from the coding sequence ATGAGCAATACGGAATGGAAAGATCAGCTAGAGCAGATTATTGGCTGCCCCATACGTCTCGTTCAAATAAGTGCCAGCGAATGGGAACAAAACGCGGGCGAGCCTGGTGCAGGCGGGAGCAGGCTGCCACGACCAGGAATGAAAGCGCTATGGAACGGCCTGCTGAGAATTGTAGTATCTTGTGATCGTCAACGTGTGCAGTTGCTGGAGATTCCAGAGGGCAGCATCTCTCCCAAGGAAGAGTCCCTCATTAGCTGGACGCTGATCCAGCTCAAGCAGTCCCGTTCGGAAATGACAGGCAAGCTGAATGAGACGGGCCGCCAATTAGCCGAACTTGGCGAATGGATTATGGGGGAGCTGGACAACGGCTCCAAAGGCGTCGTTATCCCCGATTATCTCACAATTGGCGGCAAGCTGTTCTCCGAGATGGTTCCTTTCCTGCTCGTCAGCGAGCATGTACCGCCCAATAATACCTATGCGGAGCTGGAGCGGCTGTTGCAATCCTTCTTTGAGGAGGATGTGCTGCTTATACCGCTCAAGTCACAGGAATGGCTCATATTGGCGCCGATCTCGCTGCTAAGCGACACGGTGAATGAAGAGCGGGAGGAGGAGGAAGAGACCGTCGATGAGATGCTGTTCTCCATCTGTTCTGGTCTGCATGGCATGCTGGCGAGTGAATGGATTGGTGAGTGCCATCTTGCCGTATCTCATCCGGCGACCCCGGCCAATTCGATCCTGGAGACGCTCGGGCTGTTGCAGGAGACGATCTACCTAGGTAGAAAATTCCACGTTGGAGACAACATTCACCTGCCATGGCTGCTCCACCTTGAGCGGTTGCTCAACAGCATCTCCGAGTCACAGCGAAGCCAGTATCTGGAGCAGATGCTGAACCGATCAGATGTCATTATAGAGCCGGAGATATTAATGACGCTGGAGACCTTCTTCAGTCTGGACTGCAATGTGAGTGAAACAGCAAAAAAGCTGTATATTCACCGCAACACGCTGCTGTATCGGCTGGATAAGCTGAAGCAGGAGACCGGCTTGGATGTACGAGTGTTCAGTGATGCTGTGCTTGTTAAAATTATATTGCTATTGTACAAAGTGACGAAAAGGAGATAA
- a CDS encoding ABC transporter ATP-binding protein, with product MAGVRLEHVYKKYPGSDKASVTDFNLDIKDKEFLVLVGPSGCGKSTTLRMIAGLEEISEGKLFIGERLVNDVAPKDRDIAMVFQSYALYPHMNVYQNMAFGLKLRKFKKAEIDKRVREAAKILDIEHLLERKPKALSGGQRQRVALGRAIVREPQVFLMDEPLSNLDAKLRGQMRAEITKLAKRLETTVIYVTHDQVEAMTMGDRIVVMKDGFIQQADSPEELYNHPVNMFVAGFIGSPSMNFIKGTLSDKGGTVTFKTTGIDVALPEGRAAIIREKGYVGKEVIMGVRPEDLHDEPVFLEASPGSVVTALAEVVENLGYEKNIYLTGLGNETVIGRVDGRSSITEGANIKLALDMNKVHMFDTQTELSILLHN from the coding sequence ATGGCAGGCGTACGTTTAGAACATGTCTACAAAAAATATCCCGGTTCCGATAAAGCTTCTGTAACTGACTTCAACTTGGACATCAAGGACAAGGAGTTTCTGGTTCTGGTAGGGCCATCCGGCTGCGGGAAATCGACTACACTTCGGATGATTGCAGGTCTGGAAGAAATCTCTGAAGGTAAACTGTTCATCGGCGAGCGTCTTGTTAATGATGTTGCTCCTAAAGATCGTGATATTGCAATGGTATTCCAATCCTACGCTTTGTACCCACACATGAACGTGTATCAAAACATGGCATTTGGTTTGAAACTGCGTAAGTTCAAGAAAGCCGAAATTGACAAGCGTGTACGTGAAGCGGCAAAAATTCTGGACATCGAGCATCTGCTTGAGCGTAAGCCAAAGGCTCTGTCCGGTGGTCAACGTCAGCGCGTTGCCTTGGGTCGTGCGATCGTTCGTGAACCACAAGTGTTCCTGATGGACGAACCACTCTCCAACTTGGATGCGAAGCTGCGCGGACAGATGCGCGCGGAAATCACAAAACTGGCGAAACGCCTGGAAACAACCGTTATCTACGTAACGCATGACCAAGTAGAAGCGATGACGATGGGCGACCGGATCGTGGTTATGAAGGACGGCTTCATTCAACAAGCAGACTCTCCTGAAGAGCTGTACAACCACCCGGTTAACATGTTCGTAGCTGGCTTCATCGGCTCCCCTTCGATGAACTTCATCAAGGGAACCCTGTCTGATAAAGGCGGCACAGTAACCTTCAAAACAACAGGTATTGATGTTGCATTGCCAGAAGGCAGAGCAGCGATCATCCGCGAGAAGGGTTATGTCGGCAAAGAGGTTATTATGGGCGTGCGTCCAGAGGACCTGCATGATGAGCCTGTATTCCTGGAAGCTTCCCCTGGCAGCGTAGTTACTGCACTGGCAGAGGTTGTTGAGAACCTTGGTTATGAGAAAAACATCTACCTGACTGGCCTGGGCAACGAAACGGTTATCGGCCGTGTTGACGGACGCTCCTCCATCACAGAGGGCGCGAACATCAAGCTGGCTCTGGACATGAACAAAGTTCATATGTTTGATACTCAAACTGAGCTGAGCATTCTGCTGCACAACTAA
- a CDS encoding sigma-70 family RNA polymerase sigma factor, whose product MEAQDQTAAAVAKDEQAFAQWMEAESRRLYGIAYAYLHHEADALEAVQETVSRAWSKRGSVRNPEYFTTWVTKILIRVCIDALHQRKRAAGLTMRQKASGQILSRSASPSSEESDLKLDVRRALEQLDTKYRHIVTLKYFCDMTIQDIAKLLRKPDGTIKTWLNKALKQLRNSRHLEAGGEERGDGEAYTGAEDDRRGVAQD is encoded by the coding sequence ATGGAAGCGCAAGATCAGACGGCTGCTGCTGTTGCTAAAGATGAGCAGGCCTTTGCGCAGTGGATGGAGGCAGAGAGCAGACGGCTGTACGGCATAGCCTATGCTTATCTTCACCATGAGGCAGATGCGCTGGAGGCAGTTCAGGAAACAGTGAGCCGGGCATGGAGCAAGCGAGGGAGCGTTCGTAACCCGGAGTATTTCACAACCTGGGTAACCAAAATTCTGATCCGCGTCTGTATCGATGCATTGCACCAACGCAAGCGTGCGGCTGGGTTGACCATGCGTCAGAAGGCAAGTGGGCAGATCTTGAGTCGGTCGGCATCGCCAAGCTCGGAGGAAAGCGACCTGAAGCTGGATGTCAGGCGAGCGTTGGAGCAGCTTGATACGAAATACAGACATATTGTAACGCTGAAATATTTCTGTGATATGACCATTCAGGATATAGCGAAGCTACTGCGCAAGCCGGATGGAACGATTAAGACATGGCTGAATAAGGCCTTGAAGCAATTACGAAATTCCAGGCATCTGGAGGCCGGAGGGGAGGAACGGGGCGATGGAGAAGCATACACAGGGGCAGAAGATGATCGAAGAGGAGTTGCTCAGGATTAG
- a CDS encoding DUF4179 domain-containing protein — translation MEKHTQGQKMIEEELLRIRSETAAAAGAVTEEKLFSAVRAGVAAGARQERDRRRRRWLRRAGYTAATMSLLLAALMLSAAVSPVFASVLRDIPGIQQWLRLIGSDASLTSAVMEEYIQPIHAVAEQDGVRLTVEAIMADESRLLVLYRLEDRVTAGLTLENAELKDDKGNPLTYSVRWTAPENWRMTEEYGMYDMLDFQLTGEQRLPEQVELSGKVGKARLAVKLSIDRSQYEGKAQILPLNHVIEAGGQRIELLQAEIHPLRILLKLRFPEENSHIVHGFIKLRLVDDQGNELVSSMASGGDVREYYFQSSYFMASNSLTLRAEGLYYTDKQMSPLVIDTEKGLLLQAPDNRIHLDTVEEREDHTELVFKLSGLDETDQMWSYGDALADEFTDASGEVFDESDQGFSWASGGTGQPQFNYRLPHDKPFKQPLTFRIRHYPGYVMQPIELRIK, via the coding sequence ATGGAGAAGCATACACAGGGGCAGAAGATGATCGAAGAGGAGTTGCTCAGGATTAGGTCGGAGACGGCAGCCGCAGCAGGGGCGGTGACGGAGGAGAAGCTGTTCTCGGCTGTACGGGCGGGTGTAGCTGCGGGCGCTCGCCAGGAGCGTGACAGAAGGCGTAGACGGTGGCTAAGAAGGGCAGGATATACCGCGGCTACTATGTCGCTACTGTTAGCCGCTCTTATGCTTAGCGCGGCGGTTTCGCCCGTCTTCGCCTCTGTGCTGCGGGATATTCCGGGTATACAGCAATGGCTGCGGCTGATCGGCTCGGATGCCTCCTTGACCTCGGCAGTGATGGAGGAGTACATTCAGCCGATCCATGCCGTAGCCGAGCAGGATGGCGTTAGGCTGACAGTAGAGGCGATCATGGCAGATGAAAGCCGGCTGCTGGTGTTATATCGGCTGGAGGATAGAGTGACAGCGGGTCTTACACTGGAGAATGCCGAATTGAAGGATGACAAGGGCAATCCGCTCACCTATTCGGTCCGCTGGACGGCTCCTGAGAACTGGCGAATGACGGAGGAGTACGGCATGTATGATATGCTCGACTTCCAGCTCACAGGAGAGCAGCGCCTGCCGGAGCAGGTAGAGCTCTCTGGCAAGGTCGGGAAAGCGAGGCTGGCTGTGAAGCTGAGCATTGACCGAAGCCAATACGAGGGCAAGGCTCAAATCTTGCCGTTGAATCATGTTATTGAAGCGGGAGGGCAAAGAATTGAACTGCTTCAGGCGGAGATTCACCCGCTGCGCATCCTGCTGAAGCTGCGTTTCCCGGAGGAGAATAGCCATATCGTGCATGGATTCATTAAGTTGAGACTAGTAGATGACCAAGGGAATGAGCTGGTGTCGAGCATGGCTTCAGGCGGCGATGTCAGGGAGTATTATTTTCAGAGTAGTTACTTCATGGCATCGAACTCACTCACCTTGCGTGCAGAGGGGCTATATTATACAGACAAGCAGATGTCTCCGCTCGTCATCGATACGGAGAAGGGGCTGCTGCTGCAAGCTCCAGACAATCGTATTCATCTGGACACTGTGGAGGAACGCGAGGATCACACAGAGCTGGTATTCAAGCTCAGCGGCCTCGACGAGACAGACCAGATGTGGTCCTACGGCGACGCGCTGGCGGATGAATTCACCGATGCCTCTGGAGAGGTCTTCGACGAGAGCGATCAGGGCTTCTCCTGGGCCTCGGGCGGCACAGGGCAGCCACAGTTTAATTATCGCTTGCCGCATGACAAGCCTTTCAAGCAGCCGCTTACGTTCCGAATTCGCCATTATCCTGGCTATGTTATGCAGCCAATTGAATTACGCATCAAATAG
- the hprK gene encoding HPr(Ser) kinase/phosphatase, producing the protein MPKKVKVSKLVQQFQLEILAGEDGLKRGITVDDLYRPGLEVAGYFNHHPIERIQILGKTELDFLETLSSEERKERMKKLCDDATPCILITRGLDAPKELLEQANESKLPLLRSQNGTTNLISRITNFLENHLAPTATIHGVLVDIYGIGMLITGSSGIGKSETALELVKRGHRLVADDAVEIRQMSDGQLVGSAPELIRHLLEIRGLGIINVMTLFGAGAVRTAKRISVVIKLENWQQEKQYDRLGLDEETTRIIDTDVPLVTVPVRPGRNLAVIIEVAAMNYRLKRMGYNAALQFTNKLTETIAEDMDDYE; encoded by the coding sequence TTGCCCAAAAAAGTGAAGGTATCGAAGCTTGTACAGCAATTTCAACTGGAAATACTGGCTGGAGAAGATGGATTGAAGCGTGGCATTACGGTTGACGATCTGTATCGTCCGGGTCTAGAGGTGGCAGGTTATTTCAATCATCACCCGATTGAGCGTATTCAGATTCTGGGCAAGACCGAGCTCGATTTCTTGGAGACGCTCAGCAGCGAGGAACGCAAGGAACGGATGAAGAAGCTGTGTGACGACGCGACGCCTTGCATTCTTATTACTCGCGGGCTGGACGCGCCGAAGGAGCTGCTGGAGCAAGCGAATGAGAGCAAGCTGCCGCTATTGCGCAGCCAGAATGGCACGACCAACCTGATTAGCCGTATCACGAACTTCCTGGAGAATCATCTGGCTCCGACAGCTACGATTCATGGTGTGCTCGTCGATATATACGGCATCGGGATGTTGATTACAGGCAGCAGCGGGATCGGCAAGAGTGAGACAGCCCTGGAGCTGGTGAAGCGCGGACATCGACTGGTTGCGGATGACGCGGTAGAGATCCGACAGATGTCTGACGGACAACTGGTAGGCTCGGCGCCGGAGCTGATTCGCCACTTGCTGGAGATTCGCGGTCTGGGGATTATTAACGTCATGACGCTGTTTGGCGCAGGGGCGGTTCGCACAGCCAAACGGATCAGTGTCGTCATCAAGCTGGAGAACTGGCAGCAGGAGAAGCAGTATGATCGTCTGGGACTCGATGAGGAGACGACACGCATTATCGATACAGATGTGCCGCTGGTCACTGTTCCGGTACGTCCGGGGCGAAATCTGGCTGTTATTATTGAAGTGGCTGCCATGAACTATCGTCTCAAGCGGATGGGCTATAATGCGGCGCTGCAATTCACGAACAAGCTGACGGAGACGATAGCGGAGGATATGGACGATTACGAGTAA
- the lgt gene encoding prolipoprotein diacylglyceryl transferase, with protein sequence MNVLKLNPVAIQLGPIAVNWYGIILGTAALIGLLLAVREGKRFGLSPDFFMDLLLLGVPSAIIGARIYYVAFKWDEYRDNLLDVFKIWNGGIAIYGALIGAFICGYFYSRHKGYSFLRIADICAPSLIAGQMIGRWGNFVNQEAYGGPVNESFLRDTLHLPGWIVNQMEVQAGVFHHPAFLYESLWSLVGLLLLLVLRRLSFLRVGELLMFYFIWYSIGRFYIEALRTDSLAFQGPDWLASLVNGLWSPMTVLFQQGYLDPVYGNVRISQVVAIVLILLGIGFIAIRRATGLASVRYNDPLRSSKAANLQENGVKSAAPEVSISGQAAASPFAQQSEQEAAANKDKDEDKESGR encoded by the coding sequence ATGAATGTGTTGAAGCTGAATCCAGTAGCTATCCAGCTCGGGCCGATTGCGGTCAACTGGTATGGCATTATTCTGGGAACGGCGGCACTGATCGGCTTGCTGCTCGCTGTTCGCGAGGGCAAGCGGTTCGGGCTGTCGCCTGATTTTTTTATGGATTTGCTGCTGCTGGGCGTGCCGTCTGCCATTATTGGCGCACGTATCTATTATGTTGCATTTAAGTGGGACGAGTACCGTGATAATTTATTGGATGTCTTCAAGATCTGGAATGGAGGCATAGCCATCTATGGCGCGCTGATCGGTGCGTTTATCTGCGGTTATTTTTATTCCCGCCACAAAGGTTATAGCTTTTTGCGCATCGCTGATATTTGCGCTCCCTCGCTCATTGCGGGTCAGATGATCGGGCGCTGGGGGAACTTCGTCAATCAGGAGGCCTACGGCGGCCCTGTGAACGAGTCCTTTCTCCGCGATACGCTCCATCTGCCTGGTTGGATCGTGAATCAGATGGAGGTGCAGGCTGGCGTATTCCACCATCCGGCCTTCCTGTACGAATCGCTATGGAGTCTGGTTGGCCTGCTGCTGCTGCTGGTGCTGCGCCGCCTATCCTTTCTGCGCGTCGGTGAGTTGTTGATGTTCTATTTCATCTGGTACTCGATCGGCCGATTCTATATTGAGGCGCTGCGGACGGACAGCCTGGCCTTCCAGGGCCCGGATTGGCTCGCGTCGCTGGTTAACGGTCTCTGGTCGCCAATGACGGTGCTGTTCCAGCAAGGCTATCTGGACCCGGTTTATGGCAATGTGCGCATCTCACAGGTGGTAGCGATCGTGCTGATCCTATTGGGGATTGGGTTTATTGCGATTCGTCGTGCCACAGGCTTGGCTTCGGTTCGTTACAATGATCCGTTACGCTCGAGCAAGGCTGCTAATCTGCAGGAGAATGGAGTGAAATCCGCTGCACCGGAAGTGAGCATCTCCGGACAGGCTGCGGCTTCGCCGTTCGCCCAGCAGAGTGAGCAGGAGGCCGCGGCGAATAAGGATAAGGATGAGGACAAGGAGAGCGGACGTTGA
- a CDS encoding HAD-IA family hydrolase, which translates to MVRTVLLDLDGTILDTNELIIQSFLHALEGLLPSDFTREDMIPSMGLPLEVQLQRFSGLDDVAHLIARYRSKNYELHDQLVRLFPNVMEVIERLHAAGIQIGIVTTKVRASTERSMRFLQVPDVIGSIVTVEDVTHPKPHPEPVLMALQQLSADPATTVMVGDSPVDILSAVQAGVIPVGVAWSLKEESALRDAGAQHILHDMRDLYALVGLEREPLAQN; encoded by the coding sequence TTGGTTAGAACAGTGTTGCTGGATCTGGATGGAACTATATTGGATACGAATGAATTGATTATTCAATCCTTTCTGCATGCGCTCGAGGGCTTGCTGCCATCGGATTTTACAAGAGAGGATATGATTCCTAGCATGGGTCTGCCGCTGGAGGTGCAACTGCAACGCTTCTCCGGCCTGGATGATGTGGCTCACCTGATTGCGCGATACCGCAGCAAAAATTATGAGCTTCACGATCAATTGGTGCGCCTCTTCCCGAACGTCATGGAGGTTATCGAGCGGCTGCACGCTGCAGGCATTCAGATCGGCATCGTGACGACCAAGGTTCGTGCGTCAACAGAGCGCTCGATGCGGTTCCTGCAGGTGCCCGATGTGATCGGCTCCATCGTCACGGTCGAGGATGTCACGCATCCCAAGCCGCATCCGGAGCCTGTGCTGATGGCGCTGCAGCAGCTTAGTGCAGACCCGGCCACAACAGTGATGGTTGGGGACAGCCCAGTCGATATTCTCTCTGCTGTGCAAGCTGGCGTCATTCCGGTCGGCGTCGCCTGGTCGCTTAAGGAGGAGTCGGCTCTGCGTGATGCTGGAGCGCAGCATATTCTGCATGACATGCGCGATCTGTATGCGCTGGTCGGATTGGAGCGGGAGCCCCTTGCGCAAAACTGA
- a CDS encoding acyltransferase, whose protein sequence is MRKTERYPVEGPNALWQMYSTVSPLKVVRNFIVIQLARYCPILPVKNWLYRRVLGLKIGQHTAFALMVMVDVFFPERIEVGENTIIGYNTTILTHEYLIKEYRLGAVKIGSGVMIGANTTILPGVTIGDHAVVAAGSVVHKDVAPHSFVGGNPLRELGTKRE, encoded by the coding sequence TTGCGCAAAACTGAGCGTTACCCGGTAGAAGGACCTAACGCGCTATGGCAAATGTACAGCACGGTGAGCCCCTTGAAGGTGGTACGCAACTTCATCGTTATTCAACTGGCTCGCTATTGTCCGATACTGCCCGTCAAAAACTGGCTGTATCGCCGCGTGCTGGGACTCAAGATTGGGCAGCATACCGCCTTTGCGCTGATGGTCATGGTCGATGTCTTCTTCCCCGAGCGGATCGAAGTCGGAGAGAATACCATCATCGGATATAACACGACGATATTGACGCATGAGTATCTCATTAAGGAATATCGGCTTGGCGCTGTCAAGATTGGGAGCGGCGTCATGATCGGAGCCAATACGACCATATTGCCGGGCGTGACAATCGGCGATCATGCGGTCGTAGCGGCTGGTTCTGTCGTCCATAAGGATGTCGCGCCGCACAGCTTCGTAGGGGGAAACCCGCTGCGTGAGCTGGGCACGAAGCGGGAATAG
- a CDS encoding ATP phosphoribosyltransferase regulatory subunit produces the protein MSKPKVFEKPIGVKDYLPHAVTRLRQVESRVLACMGGWGYEQIMTPTIEYYDTVGVASSTSDQKLFKLLNNRGTTLVLRSEMTSPIARVASSLLKEADHPLRLSYHSNVFRAIEEEAGREAEFFQTGVELIGDASPEADAEVVALAVASLQAAGVDRFKIAIGHVGFLNGLFEETLSGRGEAQEELKSCLLRRDYVGYRDELRRLELSEPLKRELEGILRLRGGQEVCDQALELSGSEIARASIRHLCEIWDVLEAYGVSEHVLIDLTMIGDFSYYTGMTFEGYAADLGFPVASGGRYDNLLSQFGRPAPATGFALKTTRILDLVRTGSQEPQRILIGYDASSRERALQEASRYREQGDVVVTEKVEDWESWLPAAASERPVQYKGKAYATVVSVRSNQVQGGTLA, from the coding sequence GTGTCCAAACCAAAAGTATTTGAAAAGCCGATCGGAGTCAAGGACTATCTGCCTCATGCCGTCACCCGCCTGCGTCAGGTGGAGAGCCGGGTTCTTGCCTGTATGGGAGGCTGGGGCTATGAGCAGATTATGACACCGACGATTGAATATTACGATACCGTTGGCGTCGCCAGCTCGACCTCGGATCAGAAGCTGTTCAAGCTGTTGAATAACCGCGGCACAACACTGGTGCTGCGTTCTGAGATGACCTCACCGATTGCCCGTGTCGCCAGCTCACTGCTGAAGGAGGCGGATCATCCGCTGCGGCTGTCTTATCATTCCAATGTGTTCCGGGCGATTGAGGAGGAAGCGGGACGCGAGGCCGAGTTCTTCCAGACCGGTGTGGAGCTGATCGGCGACGCTTCGCCGGAGGCGGATGCCGAGGTGGTCGCGCTCGCTGTCGCCTCGTTGCAGGCCGCTGGTGTTGACCGCTTCAAGATTGCGATCGGTCATGTCGGCTTCCTGAACGGGCTGTTCGAGGAGACGCTGAGCGGTCGAGGCGAGGCGCAGGAGGAGCTGAAGTCCTGCCTGCTGCGGCGCGACTATGTCGGCTATCGTGACGAGCTGCGGCGCCTGGAGCTGAGTGAGCCGCTCAAGCGTGAGCTGGAGGGCATCCTGCGGCTGCGTGGCGGACAGGAGGTCTGCGATCAAGCGCTGGAGCTGAGCGGCAGCGAGATCGCGCGCGCCTCGATTCGCCATCTGTGCGAGATCTGGGATGTGCTGGAGGCCTATGGGGTAAGCGAGCATGTGCTGATCGATCTGACGATGATCGGGGATTTCTCCTACTATACGGGCATGACCTTCGAGGGCTATGCCGCTGATCTGGGCTTCCCGGTGGCGAGCGGTGGAAGATATGACAATCTGCTGAGCCAGTTCGGCCGTCCGGCGCCAGCGACCGGATTCGCACTCAAGACGACGCGCATCCTTGACCTGGTCAGAACAGGCAGTCAGGAGCCGCAGCGTATCCTGATCGGCTATGACGCAAGCAGCCGCGAGCGGGCGTTGCAGGAGGCGAGCCGTTACCGCGAGCAGGGGGATGTCGTTGTGACGGAGAAGGTAGAGGACTGGGAGAGCTGGCTGCCTGCTGCCGCTAGTGAGCGACCCGTTCAATATAAGGGCAAGGCGTATGCGACAGTAGTGTCCGTTCGCAGCAACCAGGTACAAGGGGGGACGCTGGCATGA
- the hisG gene encoding ATP phosphoribosyltransferase: MSNTLKVAMPKGRIYKQASKLFREAGLPIPSDFDDTRKLVIELPEMDMEFIMAKPVDVPTYVEYGVADIGIVGKDVLMEENKDVFELLDLGIAKCRMSVIGLPDWEPSIHPRVATKYPNVASQYFRERGQQVEVIKLNGSIELAPLIGLADRIVDMVETGQTLKENGLVEMETIFGITSRLIANRVSYRMKNAKIQSLCDLLQEAIAAKQV, encoded by the coding sequence ATCAGCAACACATTGAAGGTAGCCATGCCTAAGGGCAGAATCTACAAGCAGGCCTCCAAGCTGTTCCGCGAGGCAGGGCTACCGATACCGAGCGACTTCGACGACACGCGCAAGCTCGTGATCGAGCTGCCGGAGATGGATATGGAGTTCATCATGGCGAAGCCGGTGGATGTGCCAACCTATGTCGAGTACGGGGTAGCGGACATCGGGATTGTCGGCAAGGATGTACTGATGGAGGAGAACAAGGATGTATTCGAGCTGCTGGATCTGGGCATTGCCAAGTGCCGCATGTCGGTGATCGGCCTGCCGGATTGGGAGCCGTCGATTCATCCGCGGGTAGCGACGAAGTATCCGAATGTCGCCTCGCAATACTTCCGCGAGCGTGGACAGCAGGTGGAGGTCATCAAGCTGAACGGCTCGATCGAGCTGGCGCCGCTGATCGGTCTGGCTGACCGGATCGTCGATATGGTAGAGACGGGGCAGACGCTCAAGGAGAACGGCCTGGTCGAGATGGAGACGATCTTCGGCATTACGAGTCGTCTGATTGCTAACCGAGTGAGCTACAGAATGAAAAATGCGAAAATCCAAAGCCTGTGCGATCTGTTGCAGGAGGCGATTGCAGCCAAGCAAGTCTAA